The Roseibium sp. Sym1 nucleotide sequence TGCCGAGGCGAGAGCTTCCGGGGCGGTCTCACGGTCAAGTGCGGTCAGCGCGGCGGCTTCGCCGCGGTTCAGCATCAGGCATTCAAGGTCACCCAGCAACGGCTTCAGGCGCGGTGCCTTGGCATCGGACACCGCATTGGCGATCAGGCGGTGCGATCCCAGACGCGCGCCCAGCCGGACCAGCATCGCCTCCGGCAGATTGGCATCGACGAACCAGATCGTTTCCTTCGGCAGGGTGCCCAGGAGCTCGTCGATAATGCCGTCGAAGAGATCCGGCGGCGCTTCGGCGAGGACACGGTCGTCGACACAGGCCGCCGTCAGGGCGCCGCTCGGCCCGTGCAGGGCGAGATACTGCCCGGTGACGAAGCCCGGCCGGGTCCTGACCGCGAGGCGAATGCCTTCGCCCTCCAACTGACCCGTCAGTGCCTGTGCCGCGCCGTCATCACCGAGGGCGCCGACCAGCCGTGTCGGCACGCCGAGGCGCACCAGGGCACGCGCCAGGTTGGTTGCAACCCCGCCGGGCCTGGCACTGAGCCGGGCCGGGGTCGAGGTTTCCGGCCGGATCGGCTCGCGCGCATGGGCGATGGTGTCATGATGGATCGCGCCGACAGCGACGACCGGGCAGGCGGGTGAAGTGGTCACGTCCGGAACAGGGCTCTCTCTGGCGGTCCGTGGGCTCCCGGAGGCGGGATCTTGCGGACGCTGACATGTCTGACAGGCGGGCTAGCAGATAAGCGGGAGGGCGGCAACCGGTTCGGGCGGGCGGATGACACTGTCAAAGCGGAACGTGCTAGGACGGATGGCGGATCACACGCCGCCCGTTTTCCGCATCGCTGCCTCTTCCTGGGCGCGCTGTTTGGCGGCAAGCTGTTCCTTGATTTCGGAAAGATCGCCCTTGGGTGTTTTTGGGTTGGACGGGTTGTCCGGGATCAGCTCGACCAGGACCGGGTTCGGGTAGTGGTCAAGGGTGGCGCCGGAGACGCTGTCGACACCGACGCCAATGACGCCGCCGATCAGGACATTGCCCGCCATGCCGGCGACACCGCCCGGAGCGACCTTGGTGCCCACGTGTATGGTCTGGGTCTTGTAGCCGTCCTTGGAGACGGTGACCGAAAACTCCTGCTTGCGGGAGACCTGGAGCGAGCATGGCGACGTGTTGCAGGTCAGGCCGATCGACGTGGCGATCTGCGCCCCCTCGGGCGAGGCATAGACCATCACGGTTTCATTGGTGCCACGCGTGGCAGTGGCGCAGCCGGCCAGGCCGAACGCCAGTGCGGCGCACAGCAAATTGCGAATTTTCATGGTGTTGGCTCCCCAGCCGGTTTCCTCAAGAGCTGCTATCTCTAGACGAAATGCGGCCGGGGGCACAATCGATTTTTCGCGTCTTGGTTGTTTCGTTGGTGCCCTGTTGGTGCCTTTGGCAACGGTCTGCGGCGCTCAAACAATCGGTGGTGAGAATGCGTGGTTTGAAGGCTTTGAAGCCAGCCTCGAAGCACGCCCGGTGACTTGAAGCGCGCCTGACCTGAGACCCGAGGTTCCTCCGTTTTGGCGCGGAGCCCATCATGTATGCGAACTATCTCCCTGCATTCGATGGGCAATTCCATGTCAGGGTTCTTCGACGTCCAAAACCGATGCACCGTCGCTGATTGTGTTCTCGATCAACGAGAGTAGTTCACTGCGAATGTGACCGCTCCGGGCACTGTACAGCCCAATGCGCTTCATCGCCTGACGGACATTGATGTCCCGGCCCAGGAATTCCAGCGCCACCTTGGAGGCGCCGGGCTTTCGGCCGCGCCGGGTCGGGCCGCCGGTCTGAATACCGACCAGAATGTCGAGCCGGTTGCGGTGGCTGGGATAGAGCGTTGCCTGCGTGATAGAGTTCACTTCGAGCGACTCGTATTCCAGAATGTAGATCCGGTCGGCAAGGTAGAATATCGCGCCATCGTATTTATGCATGCCACGCGACCGGCCGGTTT carries:
- a CDS encoding PfkB family carbohydrate kinase, with the translated sequence MTTSPACPVVAVGAIHHDTIAHAREPIRPETSTPARLSARPGGVATNLARALVRLGVPTRLVGALGDDGAAQALTGQLEGEGIRLAVRTRPGFVTGQYLALHGPSGALTAACVDDRVLAEAPPDLFDGIIDELLGTLPKETIWFVDANLPEAMLVRLGARLGSHRLIANAVSDAKAPRLKPLLGDLECLMLNRGEAAALTALDRETAPEALASALAQTGLRRFVLTSGAADILVLDDGTISRFTPQVTRIVDVTGAGDALMAATIAALARGTTLGDAVPYGLAAAALTLASTGALAEDLSWDALQSF
- a CDS encoding translation initiation factor 2, whose product is MKIRNLLCAALAFGLAGCATATRGTNETVMVYASPEGAQIATSIGLTCNTSPCSLQVSRKQEFSVTVSKDGYKTQTIHVGTKVAPGGVAGMAGNVLIGGVIGVGVDSVSGATLDHYPNPVLVELIPDNPSNPKTPKGDLSEIKEQLAAKQRAQEEAAMRKTGGV